The Triticum aestivum cultivar Chinese Spring chromosome 3A, IWGSC CS RefSeq v2.1, whole genome shotgun sequence genome includes a region encoding these proteins:
- the LOC123062206 gene encoding single-stranded DNA-binding protein, mitochondrial, whose translation MSTKLLNSLSLTRLLGLRRNPIDLYTASRAWISSTSFSGVHEKNGMGVEADGDLADSWKDADFRGVYRAIICGSVGQVPVQKKLRNGHTVTVFTVGTGGMFDQRRVGAENLPMPAQWHRIAVHNAQLGAYAVQKLVKNAAVYVEGEIETRVYNDDINNLVKIVPEICVRYDGKIHLVQSGGSDVSKSLEELREGLF comes from the exons ATGAGCACGAAATTGCTCAACAGCTTGAGCCTGACGAGGCTCTTAGGACTGCGAAGAAACCCAATTG ACTTATACACAGCATCGCGAGCATGGATCTCTAGCACATCATTTTCTGGTGTTCATGAGAAGAATGGCATGGGCGTCGAGGCAGATGGTGATCTTGCAGATTCTTGGAAAGATGCTGACTTCCGTGGTGTTTATCGG GCCATTATTTGTGGCAGCGTTGGACAAGTGCCTGTGCAGAAAAAATTGAGGAACGGGCATACTGTGACTGTATTTACTGTCGGGACTGGGGGCATGTTTGACCAGAGGAGAGTAGGTGCTGAAAACTTGCCAATGCCAGCTCAGTGGCATCGCATAGCTGTTCATAATGCGCAGCTTGGTGCATATGCTGTTCAAAAGTTGGTTAAGAA TGCTGCAGTGTATGTTGAGGGTGAGATTGAGACTAGAGTCTACAATGATGACATCAATAATCTAGTGAAAATCGTACCTGAGATCTGTGTGCGGTATGATG GCAAGATACACTTGGTTCAATCTGGGGGCAGTGATGTCAGCAAATCATTGGAAGAGTTAA